One Gouania willdenowi unplaced genomic scaffold, fGouWil2.1 scaffold_201_arrow_ctg1, whole genome shotgun sequence DNA window includes the following coding sequences:
- the LOC114458888 gene encoding uncharacterized protein LOC114458888 isoform X3, giving the protein MAFLWISTRLSGRSWSIFKTWTLFSSRRLERTLSLHWLLEEPPIHEARLDVQEISLPGLSHALTSTAALGLRSARFVDRALRLWKARLTEEEKEMLHDYCSRVELPDDGDPFPELGLSLGSGSGKMEETHLRDRDHVRLRCPWMGPVFHFTFNSKARGMVILINKRVQFTSSKVKADKQ; this is encoded by the exons AGTATTTTTAAAACCTGGACACTGTTTTCATCAAGGAGACTGGAGCGCACACTGTCCTTACACTGGCTGCTGGAGGAGCCTCCGATTCATGAAGCCCGCCTGGATGTCCAAGAGATATCATTACCAGGGTTGTCCCATGCTCTGACATCTACAG CTGCTCTTGGTCTTCGCTCTGCACGCTTTGTGGACAGAGCCCTCAGACTTTGGAAGGCTCGACTCACTGAGGAAGAAAAAGAGATGCTTCACGACTACTGCAGCAGAGTGGAGCTCCCTGATGATGGTGATCCTTTTCCTGAGCTGGGCCTCTCATTGGGTTCTGGCAGTGGGAAAATGGAG GAGACTCATCTACGGGACAGGGATCATGTTAGGCTCAGGTGTCCATGGATGGGACCTGTGTTTCACTTCACATTCAATTCCAAAGCCAGAGGGATGGTGATCCTAATTAATAAGAGAGTGCAGTTCACGTCATCAAAGGTAAAAGCTGACAAACAGTAg
- the LOC114458888 gene encoding uncharacterized protein LOC114458888 isoform X1 yields the protein MAFLWISTRLSGRSWSIFKTWTLFSSRRLERTLSLHWLLEEPPIHEARLDVQEISLPGLSHALTSTGLTTLRKLVDVAGPDLNRCASVTAALGLRSARFVDRALRLWKARLTEEEKEMLHDYCSRVELPDDGDPFPELGLSLGSGSGKMEETHLRDRDHVRLRCPWMGPVFHFTFNSKARGMVILINKRVQFTSSKVKADKQ from the exons AGTATTTTTAAAACCTGGACACTGTTTTCATCAAGGAGACTGGAGCGCACACTGTCCTTACACTGGCTGCTGGAGGAGCCTCCGATTCATGAAGCCCGCCTGGATGTCCAAGAGATATCATTACCAGGGTTGTCCCATGCTCTGACATCTACAGGTCTTACCACTCTGAGAAAGCTTGTTGATGTGGCAGGGCCTGATCTGAACAGGTGTGCGTCTGTAACAGCTGCTCTTGGTCTTCGCTCTGCACGCTTTGTGGACAGAGCCCTCAGACTTTGGAAGGCTCGACTCACTGAGGAAGAAAAAGAGATGCTTCACGACTACTGCAGCAGAGTGGAGCTCCCTGATGATGGTGATCCTTTTCCTGAGCTGGGCCTCTCATTGGGTTCTGGCAGTGGGAAAATGGAG GAGACTCATCTACGGGACAGGGATCATGTTAGGCTCAGGTGTCCATGGATGGGACCTGTGTTTCACTTCACATTCAATTCCAAAGCCAGAGGGATGGTGATCCTAATTAATAAGAGAGTGCAGTTCACGTCATCAAAGGTAAAAGCTGACAAACAGTAg
- the LOC114458888 gene encoding uncharacterized protein LOC114458888 isoform X2, producing MEIIESIFKTWTLFSSRRLERTLSLHWLLEEPPIHEARLDVQEISLPGLSHALTSTGLTTLRKLVDVAGPDLNRCASVTAALGLRSARFVDRALRLWKARLTEEEKEMLHDYCSRVELPDDGDPFPELGLSLGSGSGKMEETHLRDRDHVRLRCPWMGPVFHFTFNSKARGMVILINKRVQFTSSKVKADKQ from the exons AGTATTTTTAAAACCTGGACACTGTTTTCATCAAGGAGACTGGAGCGCACACTGTCCTTACACTGGCTGCTGGAGGAGCCTCCGATTCATGAAGCCCGCCTGGATGTCCAAGAGATATCATTACCAGGGTTGTCCCATGCTCTGACATCTACAGGTCTTACCACTCTGAGAAAGCTTGTTGATGTGGCAGGGCCTGATCTGAACAGGTGTGCGTCTGTAACAGCTGCTCTTGGTCTTCGCTCTGCACGCTTTGTGGACAGAGCCCTCAGACTTTGGAAGGCTCGACTCACTGAGGAAGAAAAAGAGATGCTTCACGACTACTGCAGCAGAGTGGAGCTCCCTGATGATGGTGATCCTTTTCCTGAGCTGGGCCTCTCATTGGGTTCTGGCAGTGGGAAAATGGAG GAGACTCATCTACGGGACAGGGATCATGTTAGGCTCAGGTGTCCATGGATGGGACCTGTGTTTCACTTCACATTCAATTCCAAAGCCAGAGGGATGGTGATCCTAATTAATAAGAGAGTGCAGTTCACGTCATCAAAGGTAAAAGCTGACAAACAGTAg
- the LOC114458888 gene encoding uncharacterized protein LOC114458888 isoform X4: MAFLWISTRLSGRSWSIFKTWTLFSSRRLERTLSLHWLLEEPPIHEARLDVQEISLPGLSHALTSTEPSDFGRLDSLRKKKRCFTTTAAEWSSLMMVILFLSWASHWVLAVGKWRRLIYGTGIMLGSGVHGWDLCFTSHSIPKPEGW, from the exons AGTATTTTTAAAACCTGGACACTGTTTTCATCAAGGAGACTGGAGCGCACACTGTCCTTACACTGGCTGCTGGAGGAGCCTCCGATTCATGAAGCCCGCCTGGATGTCCAAGAGATATCATTACCAGGGTTGTCCCATGCTCTGACATCTACAG AGCCCTCAGACTTTGGAAGGCTCGACTCACTGAGGAAGAAAAAGAGATGCTTCACGACTACTGCAGCAGAGTGGAGCTCCCTGATGATGGTGATCCTTTTCCTGAGCTGGGCCTCTCATTGGGTTCTGGCAGTGGGAAAATGGAG GAGACTCATCTACGGGACAGGGATCATGTTAGGCTCAGGTGTCCATGGATGGGACCTGTGTTTCACTTCACATTCAATTCCAAAGCCAGAGGGATGGTGA